GCCGCGGCGAACACGCGCAGGCCGATGTTGCGCGCCACCAGCGCGCGCGCGCGACGGTCGTCCGCCACGCGTTCGCCGGGGGCCTCGCCGTCCATCGCCAGCACCGGCGCCTGCGAGATGTTCACCATCTCCTGCGCGACGAAGTCGAAGGGACGCGCCGCGATCCGCGCCGCCAGCGCCTCGAGCTCGGCCGCCGGCAGGTCGCGGCAGAACACCGGCCCGGCATTGAGGGTCGGGTAGGCGGGCTTCACCACCAGCTCGCGCAGGTGCTTGAGCGCGTAGGCGCAGGCTGCGGGCTCGCCACACCACCAGGTCGCCACCGAGGGCATGCGCAGCTTGCTGCCGAGCAGCTGCTCGCACAGCCGGGGCAGGTAGCCGAGCAGCGCGCCGGTCTCGAGGATGCCGCTGCCGAGCGCATTGGCCACCGTCACCGTGCCGGCGCGCACCGCCGCCACCAGGCCGGCGACACCGAGCGCCGAGTCGTCGCGCAGCTCGAGCGGGTCGCACCAGAGGTCGTCCACCCGACGCAGGATCACATGCACCCGGCGCAGACCGTCGAGGGTGCGCAGCCAGACCTTGTCGTCGCGCACGGTGAGGTCCTGGCCCTCGACGAGCGGGAAGCCCAGCTCGCGGGCGAGGAAGGCGTGCTCGAAGTAGGTCTCGTTGTAGGGGCCGGGCGTCATCACCACGATCAGCGGGTCCTCGCCGGCGGCTGCAGCGTCGGCGGGGGCGAGCTCGGCGAGACTGTCGCGGAAGCCCTCGAAGAAGGGCACCAGCGGCTCGACGCCGGCGGCACGGTAGAGCTCGGGCAGCACGCGCGCGACCACGCTGCGGTTCTCCAGCGCGTAGCCGGCGCCCGAGGGCGCCTGGGTACGGTCGGCCACCACCCACCAGCGCCCGTCGGGCGAACGCGCGAGGTCCACGGCGTAAAGGTGCAGGAAGCGCCCGCCGGCCGGCTTCGTCCCCACCAGCGGACGCAGGAAGCCGCTGTGGCCGTAGATCAGCGCGGGCGGGATCAGGCCCTGGTCGAGCAGGGTCTGCTCACCGTAGAGGTCGGCGAGGATGCGGTCGAAGAGCGTGGCGCGCTGGATCACCGCCGCCTCGATCTGCGCCCACTCCGCGGCGGGCAGGATGTAGGGCAGCAGGTCGAGCTCCCACGGCCGCTCGAAGCCGCGCGGGTCGGCATAGACGTTGTAGGTGATGCCGTTCTCGTGCACCTGGCGGCGCAGCGCGGCGCGGCGCGCCGCCAGCTCGGCGCGCGGCATGGCCTCGAGGGCGCGGTGGAACTCGCGCCAGTGCGGCCGCACCACCACCACGCTGCCGATGCGCTGGCACAGCTCGTCGTAGCGGTCGGGCCGCGCGGCGTAGCCGGCGAGCAGTTCGGGCGGGCTGTGCGGCTGGACCTGCATGGCGTGTCAGCCCTGGCGGCGCAGATCGAGGGTGAAGGGGAAGTCGGCGTTGCGCGCAGCCGGTGGCGGGGCGATCGGGCCGGGCGTGTGGCCGGTGGTGGTGAAGCGCGCCAGGCGGCGGCCTTCGGCCTCGTAGGGATTCACCGGATAGGTCTCGTAGTTGCGCCCGCCCGGATGCGCCACGTGATACACGCAGCCGCCCATCGAGCGCTGCATCCAGCCATCGACGAGGTCGAACACCAGCGGCGCATGCACGCCGATGGTCGGATGCAGGCAGGACGGCGGCTGCCAGGCGCGGTAGCGCACGCCGGCGACGAACTCGCCGACCGTGCCGGTGGGCTGCAGCGGCACGGCGCGGCCGTTGCAGGCGAGCACATGGCGGTCGTCGTTGAGACCGGAAACCTTCACCTGCAGGCGCTCCACCGAGGAATCGACATAGCGCACGGTACCACCGGGCGCGCCCTCCTCGCCCATCACGTGCCAGGGCTCGAGCGCCATGCGCAGCTCGACCTCGACGCCACGCGCGGCGAACGCGCCGTACTTCGGGAAGCGGAACTCGAAGTGCGGTGCGAACCAGTCGAACTCGATCGGGTAGCCGAACGCACGCAGCTCGGTGACGACGTCGCGGAAATCTTCCGCCACCCAGTGCGGCAGCAGGAAGCGGTCGTGCAGCTCGGTGCCCCAGCGCCGCAGGCGGCCGGGGGCGTAGGGCTGCTGCCAGAAGCGCGCGATCAGCGCGCGCAGCAGCAGCTGCTGGGCGAGGCTCATGCGCGCGTGCGGCGGCATCTCGAAGGCGCGCAGCTCGAGCAGGCCGAGCCGGCCCGTGGCGGTGTCGGGGCTGTAGAGCTTGTCGATGCAGAACTCGGCGCGGTGGGTGTTACCGGTGGCGTCGATCAGCAGGTTGCGCAGCAGGCGGTCGATGAGCCAGGGCGGAACCTGGGCACCGGGCGCCGGCATCTGCT
This region of Thauera sp. JM12B12 genomic DNA includes:
- a CDS encoding circularly permuted type 2 ATP-grasp protein; amino-acid sequence: MQVQPHSPPELLAGYAARPDRYDELCQRIGSVVVVRPHWREFHRALEAMPRAELAARRAALRRQVHENGITYNVYADPRGFERPWELDLLPYILPAAEWAQIEAAVIQRATLFDRILADLYGEQTLLDQGLIPPALIYGHSGFLRPLVGTKPAGGRFLHLYAVDLARSPDGRWWVVADRTQAPSGAGYALENRSVVARVLPELYRAAGVEPLVPFFEGFRDSLAELAPADAAAAGEDPLIVVMTPGPYNETYFEHAFLARELGFPLVEGQDLTVRDDKVWLRTLDGLRRVHVILRRVDDLWCDPLELRDDSALGVAGLVAAVRAGTVTVANALGSGILETGALLGYLPRLCEQLLGSKLRMPSVATWWCGEPAACAYALKHLRELVVKPAYPTLNAGPVFCRDLPAAELEALAARIAARPFDFVAQEMVNISQAPVLAMDGEAPGERVADDRRARALVARNIGLRVFAAASPEGFRVLRGGLTRVASESDMRIVSMQHGGASKDAWVLASPARPRPAPRIVPGQIAPPAHGARDLSLSSRVAENFFWLGRYSERADAAARLGRETLIRLSAPVDAGVRAGGGAREGSAEDGGDDELATVLIALCRQRGMIPAAPGEAAATTAEPRQEAAASVAAGHEGARARPAANVERVPASAQRATPTAVLAQALFDPALAGSVVANLRQVLRLAALLRDRLSPDSWRIYNRLSEFAAAPAAAPGPGDALQRLDESLLSLVTLSGFVIESMPRDAGWRFLSIGRRIERLQFLAAALSALLLAPCAGGLKALLGVADAELRYRSRHARGLAPQPVAELVMLDGDNPRALRYQLDSLAEHVALLPDGAALAEPLRARLAALDALSLCDCFVRELAHGRSAAGASHATACEPLRQVLADIWASGNQLADALAQRYFTHLDARSRATVSL